The following is a genomic window from Mus caroli chromosome 17, CAROLI_EIJ_v1.1, whole genome shotgun sequence.
GTGACCACACTGTACATGATGGCGATGATTGTATCCTGATCCAGAGAGCTGCCTGAGGCAAGACGGATGTATGTGAAGAGAACAGGAGCATAGAAGAGAACAACAACCATGAAGTGAGAAGCACAAGTAGACAGTGCTTTGTGGAGCATGCTGCAAGAACGGGTCTTGAGGAGAAGATTGGTGATGATGTAGAAATAAGAGAGAAATATCAGAAAAAATGAAGTGAGGGCAATGGTGCCTGTGACTGTATTGAGCAGCCAAAGGTTGAGCTCAGTGTTTCCACAGGCCAGATCCAGCAATGGCTTGATATCACAGAAGAAATGATGGACATGATTGGGACCACAGAAGCTCAAACGAGATGTCATTACAGAGTGAAGTAAGGCATGGAAAAAGCCCAGGGTCCAGATAGTAACAGTCATNNNNNNNNNNNNNNNNNNNNNNNNNNNNNNNNNNNNNNNNNNNNNNNNNNNNNNNNNNNNNNNNNNNNNNNNNNNNNNNNNNNNNNNNNNNNNNNNNNNNNNNNNNNNNNNNNNNNNNNNNNNNNNNNNNNNNNNNNNNNNNNNNNNNNNNNNNNNNNNNNNNNNNNNNNNNNNNNNNNNNNNNNNNNNNNNNNNNNNNNNNNNNNNNNNNNNNNNNNNNNNNNNNNNNNNNNNNNNNNNNNNNNNNNNNNNNNNNNNNNNNNNNNNNNNNNNNNNNNNNNNNNNNNNNNNNNNNNNNNNNNNNNNNNNNNNNNNNNNNNNNNNNNNNNNNNNNNNNNNNNNNNNNNNNNNNNNNNNNNNNNNNNNNNNNNNNNNNNNNNNNNNNNNNNNNNNNNNNNNNNNNNNNNNNNNNNNNNNNNNNNNNNNNNNNNNNNNNNNNNNNNNNNNNNNNNNNNNNNNNNNNNNNNNNNNNNNNNNNNNNNNNNNNNNNNNNNNNNNNNNNNNNNNNNNNNNNNNNNNNNNNNNNNNNNNNNNNNNNNNNNNNNNNNNNNNNNNNNNNNNNNNNNNNNNNNNNNNNNNNNNNNNNNNNNNNNNNNNNNNNNNNNNNNNNNNNNNNNNNNNNNNNNNNNNNNNNNNNNNNNNNNNNNNNNNNNNNNNNNNNNNNNNNNNNNNNNNNNNNNNNNNNNNNNNNNNNNNNNNNNNNNNNNNNNNNNNNNNNNNNNNNNNNNNNNNNNNNNNNNNNNNNNNNNNNNNNNNNNNNNNNNNNNNNNNNNNNNNNNNNNNNNNNNNNNNNNNNNNNNNNNNNNNNNNNNNNNNNNNNNNNNNNNNNNNNNNNNNNNNNNNNNNNNNNNNNNNNNNNNNNNNNNNNNNNNNNNNNNNNNNNNNNNNNNNNNNNNNNNNNNNNNNNNNNNNNNNNNNNNNNNNNNNNNNNNNNNNNNNNNNNNNNNNNNNNNNNNNNNNNNNNNNNNNNNNNNNNNNNNNNNNNNNNNNNNNNNNNNNNNNNNNNNNNNNNNNNNNNNNNNNNNNNNNNNNNNNNNNNNNNNNNNNNNNNNNNNNNNNNNNNNNNNNNNNNNNNNNNNNNNNNNNNNNNNNNNNNNNNNNNNNNNNNNNNNNNNNNNNNNNNNNNNNNNNNNNNNNNNNNNNNNNNNNNNNNNNNNNNNNNNNNNNNNNNNNNNNNNNNNNNNNNNNNNNNNNNNNNNNNNNNNNNNNNNNNNNNNNNNNNNNNNNNNNNNNNNNNNNNNNNNNNNNNNNNNNNNNNNNNNNNNNNNNNNNNNNNNNNNNNNNNNNNNNNNNNNNNNNNNNNNNNNNNNNNNNNNNNNNNNNNNNNNNNNNNNNNNNNNNNNNNNNNNNNNNNNNNNNNNNNNNNNNNNNNNNNNNNNNNNNNNNNNNNNNNNNNNNNNNNNNNNNNNNNNNNNNNNNNNNNNNNNNNNNNNNNNNNNNNNNNNNNNNNNNNNNNNNNNNNNNNNNNNNNNNNNNNNNNNNNNNNNNNNNNNNNNNNNNNNNNNNNNNNNNNNNNNNNNNNNNNNNNNNNNNNNNNNNNNNNNNNNNNNNNNNNNNNNNNNNNNNNNNNNNNNNNNNNNNNNNNNNNNNNNNNNNNNNNNNNNNNNNNNNNNNNNNNNNNNNNNNNNNNNNNNNNNNNNNNNNNNNNNNNNNNNNNNNNNNNNNNNNNNNNNNNNNNNNNNNNNNNNNNNNNNNNNNNNNNNNNNNNNNNNNNNNNNNNNNNNNNNNNNNNNNNNNNNNNNNNNNNNNNNNNNNNNNNNNNNNNNNNNNNNNNNNNNNNNNNNNNNNNNNNNNNNNNNNNNNNNNNNNNNNNNNNNNNNNNNNNNNNNNNNNNNNNNNNNNNNNNNNNNNNNNNNNNNNNNNNNNNNNNNNNNNNNNNNNNNNNNNNNNNNNNNNNNNNNNNNNNNNNNNNNNNNNNNNNNNNNNNNNNNNNNNNNNNNNNNNNNNNNNNNNNNNNNNNNNNNNNNNNNNNNNNNNNNNNNNNNNNNNNNNNNNNNNNNNNNNNNNNNNNNNNNNNNNNNNNNNNNNNNNNNNNNNNNNNNNNNNNNNNNNNNNNNNNNNNNNNNNNNNNNNNNNNNNNNNNNNNNNNNNNNNNNNNNNNNNNNNNNNNNNNNNNNNNNNNNNNNNNNNNNNNNNNNNNNNNNNNNNNNNNNNNNNNNNNNNNNNNNNNNNNNNNNNNNNNNNNNNNNNNNNNNNNNNNNNNNNNNNNNNNNNNNNNNNNNNNNNNNNNNNNNNNNNNNNNNNNNNNNNNNNNNNNNNNNNNNNNNNNNNNNNNNNNNNNNNNNNNNNNNNNNNNNNNNNNNNNNNNNNNNNNNNNNNNNNNNNNNNNNNNNNNNNNNNNNNNNNNNNNNNNNNNNNNNNNNNNNNNNNNNNNNNNNNNNNNNNNNNNNNNNNNNNNNNNNNNNNNNNNNNNNNNNNNNNNNNNNNNNNNNNNNNNNNNNNNNNNNNNNNNNNNNNNNNNNNNNNNNNNNNNNNNNNNNNNNNNNNNNNNNNNNNNNNNNNNNNNNNNNNNNNNNNNNNNNNNNNNNNNNNNNNNNNNNNNNNNNNNNNNNNNNNNNNNNNNNNNNNNNNNNNNNNNNNNNNNNNNNNNNNNNNNNNNNNNNNNNNNNNNNNNNNNNNNNNNNNNNNNNNNNN
Proteins encoded in this region:
- the LOC110284312 gene encoding olfactory receptor 12D2-like — translated: MTVTIWTLGFFHALLHSVMTSRLSFCGPNHVHHFFCDIKPLLDLACGNTELNLWLLNTVTGTIALTSFFLIFLSYFYIITNLLLKTRSCSMLHKALSTCASHFMVVVLFYAPVLFTYIRLASGSSLDQDTIIAIMYSVVTPALNPLIYTLRNKEVRSALNRKVRRWL